The Tenebrio molitor chromosome 2, icTenMoli1.1, whole genome shotgun sequence DNA segment TCGTTCAATTGGGTGCaagattttaaagaaaattgtaaaaagaaaattatcagGTTAGAGTGTTGCCACGCGCATGCGCATCACAACTGTCAACAGAGTAGTGGTGAATTTCTAGGTTATGCATGGATTTACTTATTTCGAGCTCCAAAGCATTCCGCTGCGGTTGTTCTGTAGCGCTGAAGGTGTGGAACGGGTGCGTGAACCTCGTTTTCCCGCCACTCTCTTAATCAAACCGGTCTCGTTCAAATTTCAGGTTCGCTACGATGGCCACGGACAGTAAActtccaaaaatattaaagaaaatcgGGACCCATAACGGTGTTTTCCATTGCGACGAGGCTCTAGCTTGCTACATGTTGAAACAGCTCCCCGAATACCGCGACGCCGAAATCGTCAGAACGAGAGACATGTCCGTGCGTATTTTCCATCTCTGCTAATGAACCTCCCCTAATAAAAAGTGTAGATTTTAGACACGTGCGACGTTGTGGTCGACGTCGGCGGCGTCTACAACCCCAAAACGTACAGATTCGACCACCACCAGCGTGGTTTTGAAGACACTCTGACCTCGGTGCGGCCCGACCTTGCCAAGAAAAACACCATCAAGTaggtcattttgacatttgggAAAACAATTGACTGTCGGGTTTTTAGGTTAAGTTCGGCCGGGTTGGTGTACGCGCATTACGGTCTGGACGTGATCGAACAGATTTTGCAACAAAACGATTATCCGATACCGGCGAATTGTTTGCACAATATCTTTCTCTACGTCTATGAGGGGTTCGTGGAAGAGTTGGACGCGATCGATAATGGGGTGCCGATGTACGCCGAGGGCAAGCCGAGGTACCGCATCAACACGAACTTGAGCGCGCGGATCCACAGATTGAACCCCGAGTGGAATTCGCCGCAGCCCGAATCCACCAACGAATTGTTCGCGAAGGCGATGAATCTCGCCGGTACCGAGTTCATAGAGAGAGTAGTGGAGGTGCGCAGTATATCGATtcgttcattttattttaattcgatTGGCTTCAATTTCTTAAGGCGGCGACCGTGTGGTGGCCGGCGCGCCAAATCGTGCGAAGCTCCATCGAAAACCGGAAAAAAATCCACCCGACCGGCGAGATCATGCTCTTGGAAGAGCGCTGTCCCTGGAAGGACCACCTCATGGCCCTCGAAGACGAGATGAACATCGGGGGCGAACTGAAATTCGTCATTTTTCACGACCCGAACGACTCGTGGCGAGTCCAGGGGATCCCCATCCAACCCGACAGTTTCATCTGCAGGTTCGACCGTCGATGACgctttttttcgttttctgaGAAGCGACTTTCAGGGTGTTCCTGCACAAGGACTGGCGAGGGGTGAGAGACGACCAGTTGACGTCGATCGCGGGGATAGAAGGGTGCGTGTTCTGCCACTCGACGGGATTCATCGGCGGCAACAAGACGAGAGAGGGCGCCCTGCAGATGGCGCTCAAGAGCTTGACAGCGCCACCTGCCGACAGGGAGTAAAGGTGACGCGTCTCGCGCAAGATGTAagcgtaattttttaattaaaaaagcgaataaaaAGGATTTCGAGATGAGGTGGGTTTTTGTTGTAGATAGGTCTCGACGTAATTACAACGCCATATTTTATTGTGCATACAATAATACAAGTATATACATATACACTTTTTAAACATACGTTTGGAAATATTTGGACagaatttaacaacaaatatcttttttaaaacagtcaaacaaaacaattattaatatatgtatatataACACAAGATAGAAAACTGGATTACAGTTACAAACGCATGTAGAGTAtttctactatttttttttacaacattGAGGTTTCGTTGCAGTTATAGTTTCATCTGACCGGGGATTGTCTATAATTGATGagggcaaataaaattttggaggtacaaaaatacaactgcaaaaaatctcaaatttgaaCACACTGTCATGACGCACGCGGTCATAAAAATCTACAGATTGTATTATTcggattgaaaaaaatataaaaagttTGAGCTACAAGTATTGACATTTGATTAAAGATGtacattttgttattatttgataTAAAATGAGCACAACATCTTGAGACAtcataaatgtaaaatattacacGAATTCATCATCTTACTTTATCATCATCAAGTTGGGGAGGAATActctgtttttgttttattatttttgtgtttaaatattaAACGCACTCAACTCTAGAGGAAACAACACAACAGGTTAGTACGGTTAGTACCGAAACGGGTATgtaacgatgaatgaaaaatgtgAAAAGTGTCAGGTACGGATAGGGAACGGTTCGATCTCTGTTTTCGACGACAGACAGAACGAAGCAGATGTCAGTGGGGGCGCGACGTCGTCGGCGGGTGCGACAGGTGAAGGTGTGGGTCGCAGACGGTGGCGGCGCGCGCGCGGCCGAACGGAAACAAATTCGTCAAGTACACAGAGTAAATTTTCTTATGTATAGCTTATTGCATACTACACGTCCCCTCTACAAATGGCGATGCAACGGGGTCAAACAATTTGGCAAAAATCTATCAATAAAACCtcaaacatttacaaaacacGACATGTGCCAAGAATCGGTGCGAACGCAAAACGTGGAAAAGAACGAACGGATGAAAGTCGTGATTGTTGGCAGATGTCGGTGCGAAAAGGGTAAATATTTAGCCTATTTACAAATATACAAGCACTTTATACTAAAATATGTTACATGACACTTTGCTAAGCTCAACTATGATATCCAACGTTGGCACAAATGAAATCATCGTACAGGCACGCATTCATACTAGTTTCGTTTAGACTTTTCAACAAAAACGTCCGAACTAAAGCCCCCGGGGGATCGCCGGGCGGCGGCGAAAACGACGCCGGACAGTAGTCAGGTATTGTgtacatttgtttattttatttattctcttGAAAGACCACAGCAATTTtaggtttattattattattattttacatgAATGATTGTTCTCGAATCACACTTAAAAGATCTAGTGTCAAGTCACATATACGTAATAACAACACAAGGTGATCATCATCTAGACGAACTGACAGACATTTCTCGTAACATTCAACAGTAGTAGTagtattttattatatcaCAAGTAAAAACGTTTCGGTTTTTGTTCCGACTACACCACAACATTAGGCCGTGATTAGATTAGTTCATGTTAGTACGTAGAGTAAGTAGCATCATGTAATAGTGTGCGCGTGTGGGTGTGAAGAAAGGAAACAATGATGATCGATCTGATATGGGAAACGAATTTCGTCGGGCTACTCTATCGGAAAATTTGTCGTAACAGCAGCAAATGCCTGTCAATTCTAGGTAGGTACAttaataacaacaattaattgaTAGGTCTGAGCACCTGATCCTAGACTACCAGCAAGTGGCCCAGTCTGCGGTCGTGTCCCCAGCCAGAGGAGCCCAAGCACACCTAACCTACATACCTCGCCGTCTCATGAGCATTTAGTTATTCGTTTATGTAAAACAACATACAACAAACATTTGATTTgctttttttctctctctttCATAAAACATCCAACAGTGAACTCGataatatattatattataatatcAATCAACGGATGATAAGCGACTTAACCTATGTTTAATGTCTTGTTGCCAGACACTCAAAAAACACCGATACATAAATACGAATAAAATGAAGtggattgtcatttttttactGGAAAAGCCCGGGACTTCCCCTGGCGACGCGCCGACCCTAATTTATCTCTAATATCATACATACAGTAACATGTACAAATATTTATCATATTAAGTATTAATATAAATAGATTCATAGTAATAGACTTTTAAAAAGATCACAACACAGAGTTAAATAGTACCGAGTAGTaccaactttaaaaaagtgGGCGGATCCGATGTCCCGTCTCCCGTTTCCGGCTCAGTGGCACATTTTCGACGCCTCATCGGTGCTAACAAATCACCAGATTCCCTAAGACTCGACTAAAGGTAGGTAAAAAGTATGTGTGAACAAGTTTTGTTTGAGCAAATCCGCGACGTACTTTAGCCCGAGGGAGAGAGGGCGCCGCCTTCGCCTCTTAATACGTATAGTTCACGCTAATTATGGCCATTATGATATTTGATTATTTAGTTTTTGAGTTCAGATCTATTGCTCGTGAGAACTTACAGGAGGAAACCGAGTATCGTGCAAGTTGAACTTCTGAGCACTAATTCAATATACCAGATCactgtggtactgaaagagcGCACGTTACCTACAAAGTAACGCGAGCTAATAGTGTCTCACTCGACATTCGAAAAGGCACTAACGTTACGACAGTGTAACGCGACACAACCCCTAtcaatattaaatataaatctcTGTAATATGTGGATTGCAATTTGTACAACTACTCTACCTATAtcttttttcaattctttttCACCTACAATTCTCTAATTTCTCTTTTGAACAATTTACATGTCTTTTGTGGTacgcaattataaattttctgctaTTTTGATCTGACACTCGAACTGAAAACTTTTTGATTGCCCTTTACCtgtttttgattattttttaaattttatttatcgaCGATTTGATTCCTTCTCTCTGCATACTCCTACTACTAAGTGTTGTACGGGCTTGGCACGGAAAGTTCAAAGCTTGTACACGAATGGTGCGCTTCTTTTTCTCTGCGTTTTACGGGCTCCGCATCGGGTGGTCGATGCGACTTCATGTGGGCGCTCCGGCTCTTGATCTTTGTAAAGACTCTGTCGAACACCAAAAACTACACGTTAAAAACACCATGGGGGCGAAAGTGCCGACGCACCGCCCTCCGGCGGCCCCCCAATTTTAACACACCCAACAACAATCACAAACGTCAAACGTTAAATGTCAAACTAAAAGCAGGACAGATCCGTCAACAACAATTTAAACTTTCTCAAAGAAaccgatttaatttatttaaaaaaataataataacatccTGTCCGTGGCCGCATTCTCGACTCTCCTAAGCTTTACCTTCTTCTTTTGATCACAAAAAATGCAGCCGTAGAGTGTTCATCAATTGACGTTGTTGACAGATGtcattcagttttttttttgacttctCGAGGAATGTAAAATGTgttgttttttcaattaattttacgttttatttgttttcggACGTTGAAAAGTGCAGTGGGGTAGTTGTGGGGGGAGTCCGCCGGAGGCCGGCACTAGAGTGTCAAACTTTCGGTATTTTTGTGTAGGATGATCGGTCCTGTTCAATGGATGTTTGTTGTGACATGCTCACGTGCAATGTATCACATGTTCTCTAATAATTTGTTCCACTATTAAGAATCTATGGTAACTCCGGTAGCAAAGAAGTCTGCATAAGAAACAAGTGAAACTAACCCATGCGAAAACGAAAAACTAAACTGaacaacataaataaaactgtaCACATGAACTGAAAGGATAAAAAGGTCGCCCCGGGCCGAACGACCCGAAGGGTAACTAAAAGATACCTTAGTCCGCTCACTGGATGTTGTAGTAAGAATAACGATAGTGTTAGCACGTAAGCAGAGGACGCAACACACCGATCATTTACCTTAGCTATGCTATGTTGAATGGAGTACACTTACTTCCCGCAGATCTTACAGGGGTAATCTTCTGTCGAGTCGGGATGACATACTGTCGAAGTAACGGAGGTGGTGCGCTTGTCTGCGTTCGCAGACGGCGTGGGAGAGTTCCTGGCGGTGCCCCCGTGGATTCGTATGTGCCCGTTGAGGGCGGCGCGCGAGTTAAAACTCTGCAACAAACCGGTCAGCACCGCAAACCTCACAAACGCGAATACTCACGGCTGAGCAGTCTGCGAACTCGCAAATGAAACTCCTCGTCTCCTGGACGGGCATGGGAGAACCGCTATCTACAATCTAAGAGAGAACGTTAACCCCCGGTGGAGACAGCATCGGTGGCGCTTTACCCCCAGCAGCTTGGCGTCGGGATACGGCTTCTCCTCCGCGTCCGACTCCGCGCCCTTCGAGTGGTTGTGCCGCCGCTCCCGCAGATACTTCAGCTTGCGGTACTCGTCGACGCACACCTTCTTCCACACGTAGTAGAACTGGACGCACTGCTTCACGGTCTTCGTCCCGATCTGAAACACCCCGTCAGCACGGACCGCCACTCCCGATCGGTAGCTACGCACCTCTCGGGCGATGCTGCAGAAGTCCTTGTCGTGCTTGAGCAGGGCTTTGTGGAAAACGTCGGTTTCTGAGGACGTCCACTTGTCGCTCTCGCTGTACTGGTAGCAGAGGAGGGGGTGGTCCGACGGGAGGATCGGCGCGGGCTGCATCAGCTTGAGCATCGCGTCCTGCAAGGGGGACTCGTGACTCGGACAGGCCCCGCCAACGAACGGACTTACGTGAATGTTGCCGCCGCACAGGTGCAAGAGGTGCATGGCGTACTCCTTGTTCCTCCCTCCACCGGGAACTGCAGCGCAGCACGCGAAATCCAAGTACATGTCAACTGCACATATTCAATGCTAACACACACCTGTTGAAATCGCCACAGCGTGGCTCAAACAACAAGCAAAACTGGGGTTTGTTCGATGAGCCGACGGGGAGGCGGCCGTCGCTCCCTGCCAAATCCTctttcaacaaattaacagcgAGGGAATTAGTAGAGAACGAAAcgacaaaaaacaaaaaaatacaatttgtcACATCTGTGGATGGTCGAGGGCTCAAACGGTCACCTTGAAGAGCACCCCCGACACAGACAACACAAATTACCAATTTCTCGATTCGTATCAGAGACAGAAACTTGCAGCTTTCTTGGTTCGCTTTGTCGCGACGAGATCTATAAAACAGAGGGGTTAGATTCATCTGTGTCACACGAGAAAATGGTTCGCATCCGCCATTTTGATTCCTGAGCGGACGCTCAAGACCTCCATCTTCTTTGGTTGTTCGATTTGACAGGAAGCGGCCCGTCTGCCTCcagttttgcaaattttggCGCAACTGGTTACCTTCAATGTCGGTGCACCCGTTTATGCCGGGATCCCACAAGAGGTCCTCGTAGGTCGGCTCCGGATTAGTCCTGTTAGGAGCGGACGTAAAAGGGGGCACCGCGCACTGGAACTGGGCCCCCACGTTCACGTGTGGCGTAGAGTCGCTCTCCGGGATGGGGTCGCTGCTCCAGTTCGACTCCTCCTCTGGAAGGAGCGGTCAGTGGGGTCGACGCGTGGCGCCCTCTACTCACCTGTCTTGATCTTGATGTTGGCGTAGAGGCCCGTGCCCGGCCTCTGGGGGTTCAGGATCGGCTGCGGCGTGTACGGGGCGAAGCCTTGGGGTTTGCTCCTCGTCGCCCTCAGCTTCGACTGGTGGAAGACGGGGAGCTGGAGGGGCTCGCTCCGGGGCCGTTTCCTGGAGGTCCGGACCGGACTCGCCGGGATCCTAGAGCGAACTGTTAGAACCGGAGCGCGGTCTGCGAACGTGGGGCTTACGTTGTGGGGCTGAGGAAAACGTCGTTGTTCTCTTCTCTCTTCAGGTCGATTATCTGCTTAGGCCGGGCGATGATCTGCTTCGTTGGAATCTTGAGCACCTTTTGGAGTTTCTGCTTGTCGTCTTCTTGAGCGGGGGCCAGCGAAGTGTTGGCCAGGAGGAAGTTCTTGGCTTGGAAGTTGCCCCCGGTCTGGATGAACTTGATCTCGCCGTTGGCGTCGACCAAGATGCCGGCGAAGTTTGAACTGTTCAGGTCTAGGAGGCCGTTGTTGCTTATCACCCTCAAGGGGACGCCGTTGAACTCGAACTTTTTCCGAGCGGCGAAGTCTTTGGGGCTGCTCGACAGCAGCGGGTCCTCCGAGTTGGGCATCATCTGCGACTGGAGCGTGTAGTGGGGCGACATCGGGAACGTCACCGTGTTGGGGGAAGGAGCGAAGGTGGTCGAAGGATGAGGCGAAGATACGGAAGTCGTCACGATATTGGAGAGCGGGGAAGGTACTGGAGTCAGACCGACCGAAAGAGGTGATCGAGGTGGAGGCGAGTTCGTGAGGGGGTAAATGTCGTCAGTCGGGATGCTCTCCCCCGGGAGGACTTCCTCGAGGGCTTCTTCGACGGCGGCGGAGCTCGACATCGTCGAGGTGAAGAACGCCGCCGACAGAGGAGACGAAGCTTGGGGGGGTTCGTCGACTCCCCTCTCCACGACCTGTCCGAACTCGTTCTGCTTGGGGGAGACCATCGGGAGGAGAGTGTTCTGGCCGAAGCAGGGACTCTGTCCTTCGTGGCTTGCCGGAGGAGTCGGATACGCGAACCCCGGGGAGTCGTGCCGGATCAGCGGACTCTGTAGGGGCGACTGCGCCGTGAGCGAGGTACGAGGGGACCCGGTGAACTGCGCCGGCGACTGCGTCTGGTACCCCGGCGAGGGTATGTCCAGGTTGGTGGTGGAGTGAAACGTGCTGAACTCTGCGAGACTCTCCGGAAGCGGCGAGTCCAGCACCGCTTGCAACTCCTGGTTGACCGAGTGGCTCGACTGGTACGACG contains these protein-coding regions:
- the LOC138123190 gene encoding zinc finger protein 541 isoform X4, which gives rise to MLSWISDSLAESEPAPKDMTAVNAGVHELAGVRLPLQPYSGGHAVFMYSTAADGNVTLQLKESDDLDRSSLAAMLARLQDDATFSISYQDTDILSDGSIDVLLGTGTANSGGNEAVTATFDLFDSSSGPDLTLSPQTFTNSAEAFINDNSNSLGVPADGDAVTTTTDEKKASNNNASEVVKLTVKRARPKAASPNRQGPQQCQVCAKVFGNASALAKHKLTHSDERKYVCTMCGKAFKRQDHLNGHMLTHRNKKPYECKAEGCGKSYCDARSLRRHTENHHSSSTVNAATTTMSPAQGAASGDAASPHGSSCIQYAPPPTSTTGGKSQLQQLLATEPAKGGSGGNNDGLTKQQLDLIHQIMEQTQRQSQSASKPTTKPAAKPINKTPVKVQRVWTSTTQQTSSNKTSGSATSPQAKVTTTTPSTSPAAAAPNKPEPKPVECNLCHRKFKNIPALNGHMRLHGGYFKKDAENKKCEKKDANGPPLQTASVSVRALIEEKIINKRITNPQPTASSEDSQKTTAPPLFPLTVHSSAGNSSDLDAKMTSFVVPAPPQQTAEKARRHSDAEAFTVSRTSTTQQKAEALADLILKRDKVSVKRTTSDPGQSSQIIQFQSADSFTLTGVAYQSEDGEYLSPSLQDEVFTQVQDTMLLQGVDPHQLASIQFQTDTLLQDQNDQQLQDIALEDYANLQEAVVQSPSYQSSHSVNQELQAVLDSPLPESLAEFSTFHSTTNLDIPSPGYQTQSPAQFTGSPRTSLTAQSPLQSPLIRHDSPGFAYPTPPASHEGQSPCFGQNTLLPMVSPKQNEFGQVVERGVDEPPQASSPLSAAFFTSTMSSSAAVEEALEEVLPGESIPTDDIYPLTNSPPPRSPLSVGLTPVPSPLSNIVTTSVSSPHPSTTFAPSPNTVTFPMSPHYTLQSQMMPNSEDPLLSSSPKDFAARKKFEFNGVPLRVISNNGLLDLNSSNFAGILVDANGEIKFIQTGGNFQAKNFLLANTSLAPAQEDDKQKLQKVLKIPTKQIIARPKQIIDLKREENNDVFLSPTTIPASPVRTSRKRPRSEPLQLPVFHQSKLRATRSKPQGFAPYTPQPILNPQRPGTGLYANIKIKTEEESNWSSDPIPESDSTPHVNVGAQFQCAVPPFTSAPNRTNPEPTYEDLLWDPGINGCTDIEVDMYLDFACCAAVPGGGRNKEYAMHLLHLCGGNIHDAMLKLMQPAPILPSDHPLLCYQYSESDKWTSSETDVFHKALLKHDKDFCSIAREIGTKTVKQCVQFYYVWKKVCVDEYRKLKYLRERRHNHSKGAESDAEEKPYPDAKLLGIVDSGSPMPVQETRSFICEFADCSASFNSRAALNGHIRIHGGTARNSPTPSANADKRTTSVTSTVCHPDSTEDYPCKICGK